Part of the Cicer arietinum cultivar CDC Frontier isolate Library 1 unplaced genomic scaffold, Cicar.CDCFrontier_v2.0 Ca_scaffold_5398_v2.0, whole genome shotgun sequence genome, TTGTTGGGGCTTTATATTAAATTTGCCCGACACTATTGGCCtagaaacaaaaagaaattCATAATGCAGAAACATAATAAGATTTTAGAAAGAATGGACGTGTGCTTGTCAACCATTTAGATTTGCAGAAGAGAGAATATAATGTCATGATATAAAACAACATGAATTTAAAAGACGCAGACagaacattttaatttattggttttgtcAGTGTCTTCATCGTGAGAAAATAAATGACTTCAAACTCCATTCAAGGAATATAATCAAAAATGCAAGCTCCATAGCCTGTCATTAAacaaggaaaaaaaagatatgaaattcttttatgaaaaataaaatggaataatttaaagataataAGAGATAATTGAATTACTTGGGTCATTAGGAGTGAGGTATGCAGCACCATTGAAATAACAAGAGGCTCCTTGGCTCTTAAACCTCTGATAGTAATTGTTGAAAGCATAGGAAGCATGGTCCTTCACAGTATTTGGAAGGTAACATGGTTGGTTCCATTGTATATTTGTGCAATCTGCAGCACCGCCCGTTGTACTGCAAACCCAATCCAATGCTCCCTGCACCACATAATCTGGTGCATTTGGATCAGCTATGCACCACCACTCTTGTAAGTCTCCTGAAATaatatgatcaaaataaataaaaatatatatagcatAATGAAACATATCCTTTTACTTTCACTCATTTTGAAACAATGTCAATTGCTAAACTCTCTTGCAGAAAGTGATAACACA contains:
- the LOC101500224 gene encoding glucan endo-1,3-beta-glucosidase 4-like, producing MTSLMLKSLILMVFVTLSLKAYGDLQEWWCIADPNAPDYVVQGALDWVCSTTGGAADCTNIQWNQPCYLPNTVKDHASYAFNNYYQRFKSQGASCYFNGAAYLTPNDPSYGACIFDYIP